In Halomarina salina, one DNA window encodes the following:
- a CDS encoding PIN domain-containing protein, whose product MLLDTDFIIDVMAGQEGAVAALDDLEATAEPQFISSVTLFELHHSIARVDQPDERREKIEAVLDDRPVLDADTQVMKTAGQTHGRLVAEGNEVGPLDVIIAATDLVHSESVLSANEKDFSRVLSALESSSDVELVTYEK is encoded by the coding sequence GTGTTACTCGACACTGACTTCATCATCGACGTGATGGCCGGTCAAGAGGGGGCCGTGGCAGCGCTCGATGACCTCGAAGCCACCGCTGAACCGCAGTTCATTTCGAGTGTGACGCTCTTCGAACTGCACCACAGCATCGCTCGTGTTGACCAACCCGATGAGCGGCGCGAGAAAATCGAGGCCGTACTTGACGACCGGCCTGTTCTCGATGCCGACACCCAAGTGATGAAGACCGCAGGCCAGACACACGGCCGCCTCGTCGCAGAAGGGAACGAAGTCGGGCCACTTGATGTCATCATCGCCGCAACAGACCTCGTCCATAGCGAGTCAGTGCTTTCTGCCAACGAGAAAGATTTCAGTCGCGTCCTCTCCGCCCTCGAATCCTCCTCGGATGTCGAACTCGTAACGTACGAAAAGTGA